DNA from Colletotrichum higginsianum IMI 349063 chromosome 7 map unlocalized unitig_7, whole genome shotgun sequence:
CTAATTCCACTGCCTGTAAGACACCCACAGACAAGGTGTCACAAAAATACTAGGAAGTACTTTGCGTTTCTGCAAAGACGTTGATCCTCGCATCAACACGGACGACAGACCATCATCTTAGACCATGTTCTCCTTCAAGGGCAAGATGATTTCTGAACGAAGATTGTCGCAGCAGTCATTCACCTACAGCTCAAGAGTGTTGGGACGTCTCGTGGCTTACGTTCCTCTGTCCTCAACTATCTCCTGCGTCACCTTTGCCGCTGCCTCCACGATCAGCTGGTGCTCATGGACGAGCATCCTCTGCTTCAactcctccagctcctcccCTTTCCACTCAGTCTCCTTGACTACGATAGGAGATCCCCTATCCACCTCATCAATCACGTAGTGGTCCAGGACACCCGTTCGCGTTATACGGCCAGCCTTGAGCTCTTCGAAAGCTCACTCGATCGCCATAGCTCCATCGAACTCCCCTGTGCAGGTTGTGTTGTAGTGCAGGGTGGAAGTTGATTATCCGCGCCCCTGCCCTTTCGATAGATGAATTCTAGGAAAGCACTCGAGAAGACATACATCCAACCAGCGAGAATAATCAACTCAGGCTTTTCCTTTCCTGCTGATAGAACTCTCGCGGCCCATGCAGAGTCATACTTGTGACGGCCTTCCGCCACTTTTTATTCGTCTGTTTTCCCATTCCGCAAAAACCCGTTACTGATTAGGTTGAAGTGGTCCCAAGGAATGCCTGGCCGTGAATTTAGTTACATGCTGTATACGTGCGCAGGGGATAACCCCTACAAGCTTCATCCGCTCCAACGATTGCGTGCGCATTTCTCCGATTCGTGATGAGGAAGATGATGCGACTATTTGGAAGCCGACTCGTAGACATAGCTTCTATGGGAGCTTGGAAGTTCGAGCTGAAGCCAGAGACCATGACCAGGATCCGGCATGGCGACTCTTCCAACCCGGTCGTTTTGGAGAATGTGACGATGAAACGGGAAGCAGTTCAAACAGGTACGTATACATGAGTCACTGCTTCAGGTGCAACAGCTTCCATCTCTTGGAAGGGGTTTCACCCCCAGAGAGCGTCGCGTGTCGtgtgatggatggatggatttCAGATAAACAAAATAGAGAAAAAAGAGTTAGGTTAAAGCGGCTACACCTCATGCCCGCACACATAAGGGGTTGAGGAGCCATCCGTCATGAGAAGTACTCCCTTTCTTGAAAGAGATGGAATTGCTCTTGGGAGCTGAGTTACATCGATTTTCTCCCGACCACGTGCTGCGACCCCAATCCTCATTTTTCAGCTCGTCATGTCTTCAGTATAGACCACGGTGCTCCCAAGTATCCAATGCCATCAGGAACACACCACACTGTCCACACTCCATGCAGCATGATACAACAGGCAACATGCATTAGCGCTCCGCTGGCAGCGAATGTCTACCCCTCCATTACCCCTCCATCACCCTCGTTGGAATCAATATCGACACGACGCACCTGACCTGGCTCTTTTCGGAGGCTGCTGCATGTGGCTGATGCTGCCTTCAGCTGCCCTGGACCGCTGCACCATGTTGTCAATTTTCGCTCAACTAGGCATCGGCGCTAGCTGCTACTGCATGTCAAATTGGTATCCAATGATTATCGCGCTATCCATCTTCATTTGTTATTGTCGTGCTGGGTATCTTGAAATAGACAGAAaacaagaaagaaaagacgGGAAAAGCAAAGCCCTTCGCCTCCGGTATCTGCTCCAGAAACTCCAACGCTTATGCCGCTCCAATCATCGAGATGTGTCACTTCCTGAGCGACTTCAGAAGCGGCGCGATCCTCGACTTCTTGCTGAGCCCAACTCGGTATATCGGTTTTCCTGCCGAAGACGCGGGCGCCATCGAGCTCTTCTTCCCATCAGCTTTCCCCAACACCTCCTCCGTCTTGCTCTCGCCTTTGCCGACGAGCGCACAATTAGCCGCCGCTTTCTGCTCTGTTGCCGCGCTTTGTGGATCCGGTCCGCCGGAACCGGACTTGGAATCTACATTGGGTGTCACGGGCTGCAGCACTAGATCCTCGCCCCTCACTTGGGAGCCATCGGTCGTTGGCGACGTCCCTGCCACACCTGTTGTTGTGAGACCTGGCTTTTGGTCGCCTTTTTTGCCCCTGCCGCGTTTTACTGGCTCGCGTGCTTGTATACCCTTCGTGGGCGTCTCGTCCATTTCGACGTCCATGTGCTTGCTAGTGTGGGAGCCTTCCACCTCTGCTGGGGACTGTTCATCCGCTCCCTGCCTCCCGCTTGCCATCGCGCTCTTATCCGCCTTTCTTGGTCGACcacgcttcttcttggttTGCGGTGTAGCTGCTCCTGCAGCTCCTGCTTCCACCCCTGCAGATTCCTTGGCGACATCATCGGATTCAGTGGCTTGTGGCGGGGCTGGTgcctcgatggcgacggtggAGGCGACCGCCGCCACTTCTGATTTCCTCGGAcgtcccctcctcttcgccttcgGCAAGCTGGCCAACGCGGACTCCCCAGTGGGAGTCTGCGCAGCTGCGCCCATGTCAGGCGCGGGAACATTGGTCTCTTCTCGGTGCTCCGTCTGATCCTGCCAGCAACCATCGCCAGCCACTTTTCGGCTCGTGCGAGGCCTAAACGTTTTGCAATGGAATCCAGTGCCGTCCGAATCCCAGCTGGCATTAGCCTGATGGGTTTCTACCTTCTTGTACGCTTTGTCGTCATCTCTGCCCCTCTTCCGGCGAGCTGGGGCTGCAGATATAATATCGGGGGATGACAGAATCTCCACGGTCGCCTCTGGATCCAGTGCTACTTTGGAAGTCTCTTGTGTCCGTTCCGGAACTGTATCTAGGGTCGTGTGGTCCGCAAAAGTCGTCAGTGGCCGACCAACCACACGTGTCTGGCTCGGAGTAGAATATGCTATTGTTGTCGCCCCACTCGAACGAGCCGTAGCTGGCAGGGCAGAAAATGGCTGAGTCGGTACAGGGGCTTGATCCTCCTGAGACGGGTCAACCGAGTGGTACTTGTACTCCTGTCGTTGACTTGCGCTCAGGGTCTGGGGGGGCTCGATGCACAGAGAGATGGGCTTCTGGCCTGATACTAGGTCTCTGAACGAGGGCACATCGGCAACATCGAGGGGCACCACCATGTCGACGTCATCTTCGGCCGGTAACGACGATTCGGGGTTCCCAAGCCTCCATCGTTTGGCTTCGTGGACGGAGACAGCATTCGTCCTTGTGGCCGGTGTAGCATCGAAAGGCTGCGTCGAGCCCTGAGAAGGTATTCCAGTGGCCAACGGTGAAGTAGCTTCCATCTTGTCTCCTCGTTTTCTCTTCTTGTTGCTGCAGGGGGTCCTGGCCTTTGAAGAAATAGGGAAAACAGGTGCCGCTTGGTCGCTTGCAGGGCTGCTGGGAACATCCCACATATCTCTCGGTGTCGCATTGTTGCTCCTGCCCGGTGTGATAACCTGCGTAAGATCCACGACCACTCtggtcttctcggccttctttGCACGGTGGGAGCCCATCACAGGATCGGGAATAGTGGggagcgacgacgacgacgtcgtcgtcgtcgttgtcgtcgagtCTTTTTTTGCCTGTGGCTTCGCGGGAGCTGCGAGGGAACTGGGGTTGTCGGATGTGGATGATCGGACGTGATTCGATAGTGCCTCGTCAACAGCCGCGCGCTGTTGTTCCGCGTAAATCGCTTGGAAGAACTTGGGGTCGGTTGAGCCGGTTGCGACACTCGCGGAGTCAGAGGAACGATCCCCACTGGGTATCTTGGGAGTGGGAGGTTTCATCGGACTATCGTCTCCCAGATCAAagccgtcgtccgagtcaTCCGAGTCAGCTATGACCCGGGGCGGCGCCATTGTCGCGAGGTGGCGAAGGAACCGCGAGGTGGAGTGGTTCGAGGCATGCAAACCTGGCTTTGGGGGGCGAATCGATACGTAACGGCATGTATTACTTACTAGGTAGTAAACAACCATGCCACAGTTGGCTTTGACGCGACTCCCGGGATTGATCATTTACGCGCTGTCACATGCATAATCACGTGACTCAACAGCAGATTTGGTTGGGTCGGCGAGATCCTTTGTTTATAGTCCCACTTATCCCGTTGAGTCGGAGCCGGCACAGTCGGTTACTCGCCGAATGGTCGGCTCCGGATCAAGCGCCGTCAGTGTCTTTTATTTCACACAACTCTGTTTCAGGATGATTGGCTTTGAAGTACCATCTTGGGCGATTCCATCTATCCATTCGAATTACTCGATCTCTTCTATCCTAGGTCGTTTGGTATTGACAGACGGGAATGTCCGATCTTGGTCGATGGTCAAGCCCTCTAATCTGCCGATGCCTGTCTCCATTGCTGACCTTCCCAAAGACATCATTGATGAAAGCTGCCAGGCCTCCAAGCTTTCAATAACATCTCGGGCATGCTGCTGTACCAAGCCATCATTGTCTGTGACGGCAACGTATTTGAGGGTTCTCGTGATGTCCTCCCGGCTCTGATCTGTCAATCCAAAACCGAGCCTCCGTCCTGACTGTTTCGCGGCATCGAGCGCCTTGACGAATCCCAGAACAACCAAGATGGCTGCACGACGAATGATACCCTTCTCGATTTCTCGTTCCAACGCGAGAACATTGATGCAGAGATCCACGGCGATTGAGACTAAATCAGGCCCAATACCGGCGATGTTTGTCTCGAGGCAAGCAGAGAAAACGGATAAAGCGGATGCTCGCATGCGGACGTCCTCGCTGCCCCTCTTGCTTTCCCAGCCTTCGACGATTTGAGTCAATATTTCATTCTTTgcttgctcctcctcggtcaGGTCGTCACCGAGGTCAGGAACGTCTCCTCCCCACGCATCTTCtgcctgcttcttcttcatgtCCTGGAGCCGTTGCTCACGGGCCTGTTTGGCTTCTGTTTTTGGTCGGTGCCCCCGCCTCCCAGCAATTGACAACAACGTCTCGGAGATACGCTTTGCGACATCGCCGGCGAATGTCTCCCCGAGGCGCTCGATCACTTGAACTAAAGCCTCTCCAAACCGTAAGCGCACGTCCGTCGATGATGTCTCCTTCGCATCCAAGTAGTGTTCGAGAAGTTCTTGCGTGGTTGCTTTGGGATGTTTATTGGCCAGTTGTGTGAAGAGCTTCACGACGCGAAGATTAATGAAATCTTCGCCGTCTTGAAGCAGAGACGAAAGGAGAACTAGGGTAGCCTGCACATCCAGAACAGTGCTGTTGGAGGCCACTAGGCCAGAAATCAAGTTGAGGCCTTCCGAGCGAATGGGCGGAGGATTGTCTGCCTGCGTGATATATTCCAAGGCAAGCTTGTACGTCCTCCTGTCCTCGATCTGCCTATTGGTCGGCACAAAGGCATCTTCTTCTGCAGGATCAATCGCCTCGCGATATCGGAGTAGGAGCTGAAGATTCTTTGCTGTTGGAGACACCTCTGGTCGCCCTGCTTGGCCAAGTAACTCTAGCGACGCTTCAAGATTTTGCAAAACCTCAGCTTTGAGGTTGGACCTTTTGAAATTCGGGGCCGTGATGACCAGGTTGAGCAAGCTCAAGGCCACCGCGATGATGTCATCCGGCTGGTCCCGGAGGCCGCTGGGGTCTAGAATTTGACAAGCAAGCTCATAGACTTGCGTGACGCGGCTGACTAACTTGTCTGGAATCCGTTCCAGCATTTTCTGCAGTACTGCAATCTCCAAAAGTTGCGTGATTTCATTGCCAGATTGGTCGTCTTCTGGCCGAAGTAGTACCTCTGTCTTTCCTGCCGAGGTGGTCGACTGGAGCCACCGGGCAAGGAGttccaagaagaaggaagatATCTCCTCTGGCGTGCAGCTAGCTGTCATGAGTCGTATGAGAGCCTCGGAGCGAGTCTGTATTTCGTTCCAGTCCAATTCTGGTAACTGAGGCCCTTGGCCGAGGGGGATGGCAGATATTTGGAGGCAACCGTCGGAAGTTGTCTGGTACCGCCATCGGGGCGTTTCCATCAACTCCCCTTCGTAAAGTAGGTTTTCGATAACCAAGTGTAGCTTAGACACCGAGACGCTCAATTTGAGAAAGGTGTGCAGCAATGACCTTGCTGGTTTTGAGTAGCGCTCCTCAGTTTTCTGGCCCCCCCTGCTCTGGCATGATATCGCCCATAACTGAGGAAGGACCGGGTCGAGCATTCTTTTTGTTTGTGCTGGGTAAGGTGTGGAGTTGATTAACGAAGACATGCGCCGAAGCGTTGAGAAGAGGTCGTCCGCCGTGGTCAGGACAGCCTTGTCACTCAGGTCCACAACGTCGTGTTCCTCTGGGCCATCGCGGGCTGTAACGCCGGTGCCTTTTCGGGAAGGGTTCAGACTGTGCAATAGAGGCTCGACGAAAACGTTCCAGCCGGGGGATCCTAATCTCACATTAGCATGTCGACTAGTACAACGGGGGCGGTGTTGTTACCAGGTGCGCCGAACTGTCTTCTCCCCAGCACCCCAAACATGATTATCTGTGCCGCAGCTGTACTAAGCTCAGCGCCTTCGTTCCCATCCAACAACACGATCAGCTGGGGCGCAACTTTGGAGAACCAGTCTTCGGGCGATATGGACGCAGGGGGTGAGGTGAGGATGCGAGTAACCACGGCCATGGCTTCCTGAGTGATGTTGGCGCCACTTTTCTGAGGAGTGGCTGCCTCGGATGCTTTAAGAGTGCTGCTCGGATGCACAGAGAATATGAACTCCATGGTCCCTCGAACACCGTCAGGCCGAAGAGGAATCAAGGTTAATATCTTCATCAACTCGGGCCGCAGCCATGTCGGTGCAACATTTGGCTTGACCAATGCATTCAAGACAGGAAGCAAGTTCCAGGATCCGTTCCTAGATTCCTTGTTGTCAGAATGTTCTGCGTGCTATCTCGCCAAGTCGCATCTACATACTCGTTGATGAGATGCTGGAACTCTGTTTGAGCGGCTTCTCTTGAGGCAACGTCGGTCGCAGGATCGAATGCTCTTCTTCCAGCGTCAAGAACATCACCCGCTAGCTTTGACTGACGGTCTCTTCCAGGCATGTCCGTTTCCATTGCAACGACAATGTGATGTTGAACTCATGAAGAACCAAATCGATCTTAGTAATTGAATCCtaagatgacgatgacatAGAGTGCGCGGGCGGGTGCGGGACACAGTGTTAGAAATATGTTTGAACACTTTGCACACCACATTGGTCAGCTAGCACGTGCCAACGCGCCCTACCGCCTCACAGTTCCGTCTCGGGGCGCCGCAACGCGTCTCATTCCTTCCTGCTCTTTCCAGCGCGCGGCGCGCGTCGAGGCCAGACCTTTTTCCTCACCACACCTTTTTCACTCCAGGTGCTCTCACCAGCACCTCCGTTGAGTGTGCCAGCTTGACGCATCTTGAACCGCCGGAGTCATCGCTTGATACCCAACACTTTCCAGACGCCATTTCGAGATACGACGTCGAAGACCAGCTGTGGATGCCCATGTCGCAATCGAAAGGAAGCTCTCtctcgccaaggccggctcAACCGCGCACGACACCTCCCCTTCAGTTCTCCGACTCTCGTTTTCCGCAAGGAATGTCTATCGCAGACCTCTCGGCATGGACTGACAATCCACGATACGTCGCATCCGAGCCTGTATCAGGACCTCGTGCTTGCCGCGGTTGGAGTTATCGTGGTCCATGGTTGTCTATTCCAGACAATGCAGTCCAGCTGAGAGAACGGGTTTCGGAACTTAACCCTAAGCAGCCCTTTGGTTCAAGTTTTGCGTCCGCAGTCGTCGAACCTGTCTTTTAAACCCGCCCGGTCAACCGGTGACAAGATCGCCGCTGAAAAGTGGCCAGCCTCTCCGGGGGGCCGCGGTGGGTGGACTGGCAGGGAACACATTCCAGTCACCGTTTGGTGCGCGAAAGGGGGTTTCTATGAGTCGTTTGGGTAAGAGCCTCTGGTCTGAGGCCGCTCGTCAGGACCTATCCGCTGGAACTAGTACTCTGGCCAAGAGTAGGTCgcttggagaagacggcaGATGTGGCTTGCAGGGTCGAGCTGGCAACGAACCTGCTTTCAGGGTTTTTGCCGTGCCCGCCTCTTGGGACCGGTTCCGTGTCGATTGGTATGGTGGGATGAGCTCAGCGTTGGCCACAAACAGTCAGAATCGAAGTTTCAGTACGCAATTCGCCTCGGACTCGCCTTGCTAGTCGCACCACGGTGTTGCGAGGATTCCCGGGCCTACAAACAGAAACTTATCGATCTGACAACTCCAGCTACGCTCAGCTCTCGGTTCTCACCTCCCCAATGCACAACCCCGGACTTGCCCAGCATGCCCAGCGAACAAGAGTTGCCAGCATCGGATTCTGCAGCCAGTCGGGTCTTCTCCCAGCCACACCGCGGCATCTGCCACCGGTGTGACATGCCCGCATGTGATCTGGTCAGGCGCATCAGCCTCCACTCGTGGGTCCTGCCCCACGATACAGGAAGACGCCAAATCCTTGTTGTTCTCCTTGGGGATCAACTTCTGCCCGATGGTCTTCCGGAAACGGGGCCAGGATGACAGCGCGGTTTTTTATGGATGTCTTTTGTCCGCGCGGAATGCCCTCCTTTGCGAATCGTCGCCGGAGAGGAAACAAAAACCAGTCCAAGGAGGTCGTGCGACACATACAGAGAGAGCTTCCCCGATGGCTTCGGACTACACGGACTGGGATTCCCGTCGCCGAACTTGGGAGGGCTGTGTATATGATGGCTGTGGCTCGTGAGCAGAGGCAtgcgcggcggcctcgcaAAGCCTCGAGTCGGTGGCTTCTGGACGGCTGATCAGGTCCAAAGCGATACCGGGACCCATCTCGTGTTGGAGTCAAAGTTTTGTGCTTGTCCGGGATCGCCGAGGGCATGGGATGCTAGCCTCTCTCCGCCGCTCGAGGTTCACGCGCTTGTTGGATCAAAAGGACAGGCCTTGGGAAGGTAGTCCTGGTTGCCGTCTCTCCAGCAATGGCGAGATGGCAACCCCCTGCGGTTGGGGATAAGTCACGCCTGATTCCCGACCATGCTTGATGCAGGTGCTAACTCGTTTTTCAGGACCGTGAAAAACATCTCGATTAGTGTTTTTGGAGGCGGAatggggaaaaaagagacaTCCCACGCAATGTCCATACAGTAGTGTACATCGTAATGAATCCACAGAACCTCAGCACAGTCGCACGGCACTCAAACGTCAGGTAGCGTAAGCTCCGGTCTAGAACACGGCGCAGGATGTTTGTTTTCCAGAATATGCTTTGGTGTTCACGGACAATCCTTGAAACTGTCACAATTCGTAAAATAGCGCGGAAGAACTAAGTTACTTGGAGGCTGGAGCATCCCACCGCTTCTTAAAAATGCTCGGGAACAGGGgcagaggggggaggggaggtggTAGGGCCCCCACTCAGAGAAGCTTGATCTGCTTTCCCACTGCCGATCTGAAACCCACCAATGCTTGAATCCCTGTCTTAGCTCCCAGCCCCTTGACGTCACTCAATCTGGGTACTTTGGTGTCTGGAGCGGTCGCCCAGAACAGGGTTACTCACGGCAACACAACAGTCAGCAAGCAAACAAGGAGAGACAACGCTTTTTTCTacttctctctttctcccgCACGTTGAGAGCCCGCCAAGCGTGATTTCTGTAGTCCTGGGTTCCTTTTTGATCAAATCTGGCTTGGTGCCTCGACTGCCGCAAGTCTCACGTCGTCACGTTTGCCGACGGCCATTGTCGAATCGATCATCCTTGGTCTTGCTGGTATTCTTCTTACGACTTCGCCAAGGAAAAACTTCAGCTCGACTCGCCATGGCCTTGCTCCGCGCCTCCCTACTGCCACTGGCACTTCTGCAGGCTGTTCTGGCTGCTCCAGCCGACCCTGCCCACCCCATGATCACCCTTGCGCCTACGCGCGTGAAGCGAACCCCAGATATCACTGATGACATCGGCAGCTATGTCAACAGCGTCATTGGAGggctcggcagcggcgtATCCTCCTTCGTCGCGTCCGGTATCCCCCAGTACTTTCAGGGCTTCCCGACCGGCACACAGGTACTTAAATCTCTGGGTAtcaacgacggcgaccttgcTGCACAACCCACTCAGGTCTTGAACATCCCGTGAGTGTAAAAATGATAACCCGCCATGGCGAATGGCTCTTCTGACTTGCGCTGCGCAGGGCCTACGGCAACTGGACCGACGAGGGCTGGAACGTCCGCGTTCACGGTAACGTTTTCAAGCAGCCCAACATTAGCCAGTCCAAGGTCGACGACTTAGCCAATGTCTTCctcatcgacgtcgacgttgcAGATTTGCCCGCCGACCAACAAGCCCAGGCACGCAATGTGACCAAATCCATTTTCGTCGTTCAACAAGACGAGCAGAATGTTACCGTGAACTTCGTCAACGATGTTTCGGTACGGCCTGGTGCGAGCGGAGGAGCCATCAATGCGCGTGGTGGAGCCCAGACAATCAACATGCCCTACTTGACCACAGATCAGGGCGACTTCGACGCGTTTGTAAAGCTGCGAAACACAACGGGATCAAACGGCGGGCACTTGCTACCAGGAAACGCCACGCAATCGATCCAGACCCTCAACATGTACACGAACGGCACTAAGACGGGCAACGCGACTGCATACCTCGTGCCTCCTCAAGGCCTGACGATCTTGTccgacatcgacgacatTCTGCGTGTGACCAAGATCTACCTACCCAAGGAAGGCCTTCTCAACTCCTTCGCTCGTCCGTTCACGCCCTGGATGAATATGCCCGAGATTTACGCCAACTGGTCTGCATCCATCCCGGACTTCCACTTCCACTACTTGACCACCACGCCCGAACAAGTTACCCGGAATTACATGGAGTTCATCTACAAGACATACCCCCTAGGCAGCTTCGACACGCGCCCGCTCAACTTCTCTGATGTCCAGGCGACGCTGTCAATCCGAAGGTTCCTGCTCGACAAAATTTTCCAGACCTTCCCCCAGCGCAAGTTCATTCTTGTGGCTGATACCACGAACTCGGACGTCATGAAGGCGTATCCCGCGATGTACAAAGACTACCCAGGCCAAGTACAGTGTATTCTGCTGCGCAACACCAGTGCTACCGACTCGGGCAATTTGTTCCCCTACAATACAGAGGGGTTCAAGGATATCCCCCAGAGCAACTACATGTTCTTCACTGTACCGGACGACCTGACCAACCTGGACATTGCCGGCGGGCAATGCTACAACGCTACCATCCCGCAGAATGTTACTTTCAAGACGCAGGGGTTGCCATTTGGATGGGGCAACGCAGCCGGGTCACTTTCGCCGCCCGCCACATGGGCAATGGCCGTTGGTCTGTTTGCCATGGGAATGGTGGCTTCGCTGTGATGCAGACAGGACTTTAGTGATGTACCATGGATTTGGCGGTAGCAGCAattgtttttttgttttcacGATCGTGGAAGTAGCCTGACATGCACGCGAACTTCCTTTACGGCAAGGGCAGACATGGCGTGGAGGGGTTCTAGCATGAATATTTTACAATGCAGGGTACCTCACAATGCGGCCACGGCCAAAACGTTATCGAGCTTACCTACCCTTGATGAGTTGTGACCACACGTATGGCCGTTTCCATTGAGTGACTACGTGCGCCTCTTTTCAGTTTCGATGTTCATTGGGGATTGGTTTTCATTGCCAAGCGTGGAGGATTCAGCTGGGGTAGTCTAATAAAACACACTACCGGCCCGATGAAAACCGACTCGGAGGCCGGGTAGAGAGCGGGGTCGTACTTTCGGAGCACCTTTTCcgagcgccagcgccagagccgccgcccgcgccacGACGTCAGACTGCAGATATTAGCGGCCTTGTCTGAGTGAGCCACGAG
Protein-coding regions in this window:
- a CDS encoding AT hook domain-containing protein, coding for MAPPRVIADSDDSDDGFDLGDDSPMKPPTPKIPSGDRSSDSASVATGSTDPKFFQAIYAEQQRAAVDEALSNHVRSSTSDNPSSLAAPAKPQAKKDSTTTTTTTSSSSLPTIPDPVMGSHRAKKAEKTRVVVDLTQVITPGRSNNATPRDMWDVPSSPASDQAAPVFPISSKARTPCSNKKRKRGDKMEATSPLATGIPSQGSTQPFDATPATRTNAVSVHEAKRWRLGNPESSLPAEDDVDMVVPLDVADVPSFRDLVSGQKPISLCIEPPQTLSASQRQEYKYHSVDPSQEDQAPVPTQPFSALPATARSSGATTIAYSTPSQTRVVGRPLTTFADHTTLDTVPERTQETSKVALDPEATVEILSSPDIISAAPARRKRGRDDDKAYKKVETHQANASWDSDGTGFHCKTFRPRTSRKVAGDGCWQDQTEHREETNVPAPDMGAAAQTPTGESALASLPKAKRRGRPRKSEVAAVASTVAIEAPAPPQATESDDVAKESAGVEAGAAGAATPQTKKKRGRPRKADKSAMASGRQGADEQSPAEVEGSHTSKHMDVEMDETPTKGIQAREPVKRGRGKKGDQKPGLTTTGVAGTSPTTDGSQVRGEDLVLQPVTPNVDSKSGSGGPDPQSAATEQKAAANCALVGKGESKTEEVLGKADGKKSSMAPASSAGKPIYRVGLSKKSRIAPLLKSLRK
- a CDS encoding Protein required for cell is translated as METDMPGRDRQSKLAGDVLDAGRRAFDPATDVASREAAQTEFQHLINENGSWNLLPVLNALVKPNVAPTWLRPELMKILTLIPLRPDGVRGTMEFIFSVHPSSTLKASEAATPQKSGANITQEAMAVVTRILTSPPASISPEDWFSKVAPQLIVLLDGNEGAELSTAAAQIIMFGVLGRRQFGAPGSPGWNVFVEPLLHSLNPSRKGTGVTARDGPEEHDVVDLSDKAVLTTADDLFSTLRRMSSLINSTPYPAQTKRMLDPVLPQLWAISCQSRGGQKTEERYSKPARSLLHTFLKLSVSVSKLHLVIENLLYEGELMETPRWRYQTTSDGCLQISAIPLGQGPQLPELDWNEIQTRSEALIRLMTASCTPEEISSFFLELLARWLQSTTSAGKTEVLLRPEDDQSGNEITQLLEIAVLQKMLERIPDKLVSRVTQVYELACQILDPSGLRDQPDDIIAVALSLLNLVITAPNFKRSNLKAEVLQNLEASLELLGQAGRPEVSPTAKNLQLLLRYREAIDPAEEDAFVPTNRQIEDRRTYKLALEYITQADNPPPIRSEGLNLISGLVASNSTVLDVQATLVLLSSLLQDGEDFINLRVVKLFTQLANKHPKATTQELLEHYLDAKETSSTDVRLRFGEALVQVIERLGETFAGDVAKRISETLLSIAGRRGHRPKTEAKQAREQRLQDMKKKQAEDAWGGDVPDLGDDLTEEEQAKNEILTQIVEGWESKRGSEDVRMRASALSVFSACLETNIAGIGPDLVSIAVDLCINVLALEREIEKGIIRRAAILVVLGFVKALDAAKQSGRRLGFGLTDQSREDITRTLKYVAVTDNDGLVQQHARDVIESLEAWQLSSMMSLGRSAMETGIGRLEGLTIDQDRTFPSVNTKRPRIEEIE
- a CDS encoding Actin filament organization protein app1, with the translated sequence MALLRASLLPLALLQAVLAAPADPAHPMITLAPTRVKRTPDITDDIGSYVNSVIGGLGSGVSSFVASGIPQYFQGFPTGTQVLKSLGINDGDLAAQPTQVLNIPAYGNWTDEGWNVRVHGNVFKQPNISQSKVDDLANVFLIDVDVADLPADQQAQARNVTKSIFVVQQDEQNVTVNFVNDVSVRPGASGGAINARGGAQTINMPYLTTDQGDFDAFVKLRNTTGSNGGHLLPGNATQSIQTLNMYTNGTKTGNATAYLVPPQGLTILSDIDDILRVTKIYLPKEGLLNSFARPFTPWMNMPEIYANWSASIPDFHFHYLTTTPEQVTRNYMEFIYKTYPLGSFDTRPLNFSDVQATLSIRRFLLDKIFQTFPQRKFILVADTTNSDVMKAYPAMYKDYPGQVQCILLRNTSATDSGNLFPYNTEGFKDIPQSNYMFFTVPDDLTNLDIAGGQCYNATIPQNVTFKTQGLPFGWGNAAGSLSPPATWAMAVGLFAMGMVASL